A region of Anopheles merus strain MAF chromosome 2R, AmerM5.1, whole genome shotgun sequence DNA encodes the following proteins:
- the LOC121587911 gene encoding uncharacterized protein LOC121587911 isoform X2, translated as MQLQTLGYDTFWLYSISAVVMVSMITTILSCLCCRRKQEIKNDLLGLEGMVKLTNPEDTLLPTGSNMAINASVSTANGANGIASSNTANLRPASVGGAFGSDIESSNKRTSNAPHRSLPDIPIAEPTGDNNSELYATVGDKVQDLPQGRSPSASLKKQTSVSQHSSISQADDISSPYARVRSPPHAYDKLRRMEHPYAQVAQAGSGVGGNVYDGGTSGPSGIANRSKPRDGDADDDEDEDDDELMSPISRRESTQNIEERETSTVDIPAASAIAGRVSASQDLPYMTPPIVQPSTQHFSGDSQDSSKGYTSISVREPLANLMPQNMPNQTTAKRRQVLGDSHYATVSDDSDEMYAAIDDPGNQGELYTSGSETYAQIQPPNAMTVSVEINTGASSRPQPPPMQTLHAAMNDSLDSAGSSTSTKMNSTTPNRLSNHGNMITSGDEHSHGHFTSSSAGTEGGLKAQTFVQHSRQASSSSCTSSVGNLGSPKPEKRQANSPLPPTPKTLKHQANNFFNTSNQSMIGSGSVASSNATLITSGRNSVASVIESSGGGSTSINRENTVNKTSADVDSTMLPNGVPSGSKQKKSPSKDLEGMYAKVMKKNKLSKVPSQNSSPVPLRKDGSTDEQHLKQQLLSDSDMSQCNDSGSLYSGSPSKNVIGPQRNSTGNCQNKDPGYETIPGDSIKGMEMARKSADYAQIQKLHRNHAAAGGMTLGNVLPGGGGDGNSLSALVAQANAEPGYESLPDTRGSLNDPGYETLNRGSNRTESDSDPNYEILRPTSSKPSTANQSSATHNLRGNAEDTSRDSDGYSSIRETDKTLHQTTRNGTRNRLNFGVSRGTADDEDADSNTPGYSSIKEKDDYDPGYSVISERKSPPPGHDYASITEEAKKRKPNINNNLEPEDESDIYSSIPHTASGTLTLPSPSALVVGGLGTGSPGVPGGIIETGVNFTPMPDRTGSVGMGTLSSSPGYSSISETRTTPSSTDGDGDGSTSSPDQLIGYSKHNSNTNTTVTTNNSLSRISSNYESLTGSESDPNYESVKYLNVKENPYERLHNEAAGGGGGAASGVESVTKSLTNDSITTDSDTATPTPVTQPVLSAGIAIVRRGPGTPDSDGTGTAVSDYFQV; from the exons ATGCAGCTCCAAACACTGGGGTACGACACATTCTGGTTGTATTCAATATCGGCCGTTGTAATGGTCAGCATGATCACCACGATATTATCATGCCTGTGCTGTCGGCGGAAACAGGAGATCAA AAATGATCTGCTCGGGCTGGAAGGTATGGTAAAACTCACAAATCCTGAGGACACCCTGTTACCCACTGGCTCAAACATGGCAATTAATGCATCAGTCAGCACTGCAAACGGTGCAAATGGAATAGCTTCATCAAACACGGCTAATCTACGTCCTGCCAGTGTTGGGGGTGCTTTCGGTTCTGATATTgagagcagcaacaaaag GACTTCCAATGCACCTCATCGAAGCCTTCCAGATATACCAATCGCCGAACCTACCGGTGATAACAATTCAGAATTGTATGCTACCGTTGGCGACAAAGTTCAGGATCTTCCGCAGGGAAGGAGTC CATCGGCCAGtttgaaaaaacaaaccagTGTATCGCAACACAGTTCCATCAGTCAGGCGGATGATATAAGTTCTCCTTACGCGCGAGTCAGATCTCCGCCACATGCATATGACAAATTACGCCGCATGGAACATCCATACGCGCAAGTAGCACAGGCTGGATCTGGTGTTGGCGGTAATGTGTACGATGGTGGCACTAGTGGCCCTTCTGGAATAGCAAACCGTTCAAAGCCGCGGGACGGCGATGCCGATGACGATGAAGACGAAGATGACGACGAATTGATGAGTCCTATTTCACGCCGTGAATCGACGCAGAATATAGAGGAACGAGAAACTTCAACCGTG GATATTCCGGCCGCGTCTGCAATTGCTGGACGTGTTTCTGCTAGTCAAGATTTACCATACATGACTCCTCCCATTGTTCAGCCTTCAACGCAGCATTTTAGTGGCGATTCTCAGGATTCCTCTA AGGGCTACACAAGCATCAGTGTGAGGGAACCGTTGGCTAACCTTATGCCACAGAACATGCCCAACCAGACCACGGCCAAACGAAGACAGGTATTGGGCGATTCGCACTATGCTACGGTATCGGACGATTCGGACGAAATGTACGCCGCGATTGATGATCCGGGAAATCAAGGTGAGCTGTACACTAGCGGATCGGAAACGTACGCACAAATTCAGCCTCCTAATGCAATGACTGTATCAGTTGAAATAAACACGGGGGCATCGAGCCGGCCTCAACCTCCACCAATGCAAACGCTGCATGCTGCAATGAATGATTCCCTTGATTCAGCCGGCAGTTCTACTAGCACCAAAATGAATTCCACAACGCCGAATCGGCTTAGCAATCATGGCAATATGATAACATCCGGCGACGAGCACAGCCATGGACACTTTACCTCCTCATCTGCCGGGACTGAGGGTGGTTTAAAAGCACAAACATTTGTTCAACACTCACGCCAAGCCTCATCCTCGAGTTGTACTAGTTCAGTAGGAAATTTGGGCTCACCAAAGCCGGAGAAACGACAAGCAAACAGCCCTTTACCTCCAACgccaaaaacattaaaacatcaaGCAAATAATTTCTTCAACACTTCGAACCAGTCGATGATTGGATCTGGTAGTGTAGCGTCATCAAACGCTACGTTAATAACCTCTGGACGTAACTCAGTTGCCTCGGTGATTGAAAGTAGCGGCGGTGGATCTACATCAATCAACAGGGAAAATACTGTTAACAAAACTAGTGCAGATGTTGATAGTACAATGCTACCTAATGGTGTTCCATCCGGtagcaaacagaagaaaagtCCATCGAAGGATTTGGAAGGAATGTATGCAAAG GTTATGAAAAAGAATAAGTTATCAAAAGTTCCATCGCAAAATTCATCTCCTGTTCCACTGCGCAAAGACGGCTCAACCGATGAGCAGCACCTGAAGCAACAGTTGCTGTCAGACTCGGATATGTCTCAGTGTAACGATAGCGGATCATTGTACAGTGGCTCACCCAGTAAAAATGTGATCGGACCACAGCGTAATAGTACCGGTAATTGCCAAAATAAGGACCCTGGATATGAGACTATTCCCGGCGACAGCATAAAGGGTATGGAAATGGCCCGTAAATCTGCCGACTATGCGCAGATTCAAAAATTGCATCGCAATCACGCAGCTGCTGGCGGGATGACACTTGGCAACGTGTTGCCAGGCGGTGGCGGTGATGGAAATTCTTTGAGCGCGTTAGTGGCGCAAG CGAACGCAGAACCAGGGTACGAAAGTTTGCCAGACACGCGTGGGAGCCTCAACGACCCTGGATATGAAACGCTCAATCGTGGCTCAAACCGCACAGAATCGGACTCTGACCCAAATTACGAAATATTGCGTCCAACTAGCAGCAAACCATCCACTGCGAATCAATCATCAGCGACACATAATTTGAGAGGAAATGCTGAGGACACCAGTCGTGATAGTGATGGTTACAGTAGTATACGGGAGACCGACAAAACACTTCACCAAACTACGAGAAATGGGACAAGAAATCGATTGAATTTCGGAGTATCGCGAGGAACGGCAGATGATGAAGATGCGGACAGCAATACGCCAGGATACAGCAGTATCAAAGAGAAGGATGATTACGATCCCGGGTACAGTGTGATATCGGAACGGAAAAGTCCTCCACCAGGTCATGATTATGCCAGCATAacggaagaagcaaaaaaacgaaaaccaaaTATTAACAACAATCTAGAACCGGAAGACGAGTCGGATATATATTCCAGCATACCTCACACCGCGTCCGGTACACTGACGCTTCCTTCACCATCTGCGTTAGTGGTAGGTGGCCTGGGAACGGGTTCTCCGGGTGTCCCTGGTGGTATTATAGAGACCGGCGTCAACTTTACACCCATGCCCGATCGAACCGGCTCTGTAGGTATGGGAACGCTTTCCTCATCTCCAGGATATTCCAGTATTTCGGAAACTCGCACCACGCCCTCTTCAACCGATGGAGATGGTGATGGAAGTACAAGCTCCCCGGATCAGCTGATCGGATACAGTAAGCATAATAGCAACACCAATACCACGGTAACGACCAATAACAGTCTTAGTCGAATATCGAGCAACTACGAATCGCTCACTGGAAGTGAATCTGATCCAAACTATGAATCAGTGAAATATCTCAACGTCAAGGAAAATCCTTACGAACGATTGCACAATGAAGCAGCCGGAGGAGGTGGTGGGGCGGCAAGCGGTGTAGAATCTGTTACTAAATCATTAACGAATGATTCCATTACAACTGATTCGGATACTGCAACTCCAACGCCTGTAACCCAACCAGTGTTATCTGCTGGTATCGCAATCGTCCGCAGAGGTCCGGGCACACCGGATAGTGATGGGACAGGGACAGCGGTTAGTGATTATTTTcaagtttga
- the LOC121587911 gene encoding uncharacterized protein LOC121587911 isoform X1 yields the protein MQLQTLGYDTFWLYSISAVVMVSMITTILSCLCCRRKQEIKNDLLGLEGMVKLTNPEDTLLPTGSNMAINASVSTANGANGIASSNTANLRPASVGGAFGSDIESSNKRTSNAPHRSLPDIPIAEPTGDNNSELYATVGDKVQDLPQGRSPSASLKKQTSVSQHSSISQADDISSPYARVRSPPHAYDKLRRMEHPYAQVAQAGSGVGGNVYDGGTSGPSGIANRSKPRDGDADDDEDEDDDELMSPISRRESTQNIEERETSTVDIPAASAIAGRVSASQDLPYMTPPIVQPSTQHFSGDSQDSSKGYTSISVREPLANLMPQNMPNQTTAKRRQVLGDSHYATVSDDSDEMYAAIDDPGNQGELYTSGSETYAQIQPPNAMTVSVEINTGASSRPQPPPMQTLHAAMNDSLDSAGSSTSTKMNSTTPNRLSNHGNMITSGDEHSHGHFTSSSAGTEGGLKAQTFVQHSRQASSSSCTSSVGNLGSPKPEKRQANSPLPPTPKTLKHQANNFFNTSNQSMIGSGSVASSNATLITSGRNSVASVIESSGGGSTSINRENTVNKTSADVDSTMLPNGVPSGSKQKKSPSKDLEGMYAKVMKKNKLSKVPSQNSSPVPLRKDGSTDEQHLKQQLLSDSDMSQCNDSGSLYSGSPSKNVIGPQRNSTGNCQNKDPGYETIPGDSIKGMEMARKSADYAQIQKLHRNHAAAGGMTLGNVLPGGGGDGNSLSALVAQGIEQVSLGSLEICYGIDEHYERSFTANAEPGYESLPDTRGSLNDPGYETLNRGSNRTESDSDPNYEILRPTSSKPSTANQSSATHNLRGNAEDTSRDSDGYSSIRETDKTLHQTTRNGTRNRLNFGVSRGTADDEDADSNTPGYSSIKEKDDYDPGYSVISERKSPPPGHDYASITEEAKKRKPNINNNLEPEDESDIYSSIPHTASGTLTLPSPSALVVGGLGTGSPGVPGGIIETGVNFTPMPDRTGSVGMGTLSSSPGYSSISETRTTPSSTDGDGDGSTSSPDQLIGYSKHNSNTNTTVTTNNSLSRISSNYESLTGSESDPNYESVKYLNVKENPYERLHNEAAGGGGGAASGVESVTKSLTNDSITTDSDTATPTPVTQPVLSAGIAIVRRGPGTPDSDGTGTAVSDYFQV from the exons ATGCAGCTCCAAACACTGGGGTACGACACATTCTGGTTGTATTCAATATCGGCCGTTGTAATGGTCAGCATGATCACCACGATATTATCATGCCTGTGCTGTCGGCGGAAACAGGAGATCAA AAATGATCTGCTCGGGCTGGAAGGTATGGTAAAACTCACAAATCCTGAGGACACCCTGTTACCCACTGGCTCAAACATGGCAATTAATGCATCAGTCAGCACTGCAAACGGTGCAAATGGAATAGCTTCATCAAACACGGCTAATCTACGTCCTGCCAGTGTTGGGGGTGCTTTCGGTTCTGATATTgagagcagcaacaaaag GACTTCCAATGCACCTCATCGAAGCCTTCCAGATATACCAATCGCCGAACCTACCGGTGATAACAATTCAGAATTGTATGCTACCGTTGGCGACAAAGTTCAGGATCTTCCGCAGGGAAGGAGTC CATCGGCCAGtttgaaaaaacaaaccagTGTATCGCAACACAGTTCCATCAGTCAGGCGGATGATATAAGTTCTCCTTACGCGCGAGTCAGATCTCCGCCACATGCATATGACAAATTACGCCGCATGGAACATCCATACGCGCAAGTAGCACAGGCTGGATCTGGTGTTGGCGGTAATGTGTACGATGGTGGCACTAGTGGCCCTTCTGGAATAGCAAACCGTTCAAAGCCGCGGGACGGCGATGCCGATGACGATGAAGACGAAGATGACGACGAATTGATGAGTCCTATTTCACGCCGTGAATCGACGCAGAATATAGAGGAACGAGAAACTTCAACCGTG GATATTCCGGCCGCGTCTGCAATTGCTGGACGTGTTTCTGCTAGTCAAGATTTACCATACATGACTCCTCCCATTGTTCAGCCTTCAACGCAGCATTTTAGTGGCGATTCTCAGGATTCCTCTA AGGGCTACACAAGCATCAGTGTGAGGGAACCGTTGGCTAACCTTATGCCACAGAACATGCCCAACCAGACCACGGCCAAACGAAGACAGGTATTGGGCGATTCGCACTATGCTACGGTATCGGACGATTCGGACGAAATGTACGCCGCGATTGATGATCCGGGAAATCAAGGTGAGCTGTACACTAGCGGATCGGAAACGTACGCACAAATTCAGCCTCCTAATGCAATGACTGTATCAGTTGAAATAAACACGGGGGCATCGAGCCGGCCTCAACCTCCACCAATGCAAACGCTGCATGCTGCAATGAATGATTCCCTTGATTCAGCCGGCAGTTCTACTAGCACCAAAATGAATTCCACAACGCCGAATCGGCTTAGCAATCATGGCAATATGATAACATCCGGCGACGAGCACAGCCATGGACACTTTACCTCCTCATCTGCCGGGACTGAGGGTGGTTTAAAAGCACAAACATTTGTTCAACACTCACGCCAAGCCTCATCCTCGAGTTGTACTAGTTCAGTAGGAAATTTGGGCTCACCAAAGCCGGAGAAACGACAAGCAAACAGCCCTTTACCTCCAACgccaaaaacattaaaacatcaaGCAAATAATTTCTTCAACACTTCGAACCAGTCGATGATTGGATCTGGTAGTGTAGCGTCATCAAACGCTACGTTAATAACCTCTGGACGTAACTCAGTTGCCTCGGTGATTGAAAGTAGCGGCGGTGGATCTACATCAATCAACAGGGAAAATACTGTTAACAAAACTAGTGCAGATGTTGATAGTACAATGCTACCTAATGGTGTTCCATCCGGtagcaaacagaagaaaagtCCATCGAAGGATTTGGAAGGAATGTATGCAAAG GTTATGAAAAAGAATAAGTTATCAAAAGTTCCATCGCAAAATTCATCTCCTGTTCCACTGCGCAAAGACGGCTCAACCGATGAGCAGCACCTGAAGCAACAGTTGCTGTCAGACTCGGATATGTCTCAGTGTAACGATAGCGGATCATTGTACAGTGGCTCACCCAGTAAAAATGTGATCGGACCACAGCGTAATAGTACCGGTAATTGCCAAAATAAGGACCCTGGATATGAGACTATTCCCGGCGACAGCATAAAGGGTATGGAAATGGCCCGTAAATCTGCCGACTATGCGCAGATTCAAAAATTGCATCGCAATCACGCAGCTGCTGGCGGGATGACACTTGGCAACGTGTTGCCAGGCGGTGGCGGTGATGGAAATTCTTTGAGCGCGTTAGTGGCGCAAGGTATTGAACAAGTGTCGCTTGGTTCGCTGGAAATATGTTACGGTATTGATGAGCATTATGAACGATCTTTTACAGCGAACGCAGAACCAGGGTACGAAAGTTTGCCAGACACGCGTGGGAGCCTCAACGACCCTGGATATGAAACGCTCAATCGTGGCTCAAACCGCACAGAATCGGACTCTGACCCAAATTACGAAATATTGCGTCCAACTAGCAGCAAACCATCCACTGCGAATCAATCATCAGCGACACATAATTTGAGAGGAAATGCTGAGGACACCAGTCGTGATAGTGATGGTTACAGTAGTATACGGGAGACCGACAAAACACTTCACCAAACTACGAGAAATGGGACAAGAAATCGATTGAATTTCGGAGTATCGCGAGGAACGGCAGATGATGAAGATGCGGACAGCAATACGCCAGGATACAGCAGTATCAAAGAGAAGGATGATTACGATCCCGGGTACAGTGTGATATCGGAACGGAAAAGTCCTCCACCAGGTCATGATTATGCCAGCATAacggaagaagcaaaaaaacgaaaaccaaaTATTAACAACAATCTAGAACCGGAAGACGAGTCGGATATATATTCCAGCATACCTCACACCGCGTCCGGTACACTGACGCTTCCTTCACCATCTGCGTTAGTGGTAGGTGGCCTGGGAACGGGTTCTCCGGGTGTCCCTGGTGGTATTATAGAGACCGGCGTCAACTTTACACCCATGCCCGATCGAACCGGCTCTGTAGGTATGGGAACGCTTTCCTCATCTCCAGGATATTCCAGTATTTCGGAAACTCGCACCACGCCCTCTTCAACCGATGGAGATGGTGATGGAAGTACAAGCTCCCCGGATCAGCTGATCGGATACAGTAAGCATAATAGCAACACCAATACCACGGTAACGACCAATAACAGTCTTAGTCGAATATCGAGCAACTACGAATCGCTCACTGGAAGTGAATCTGATCCAAACTATGAATCAGTGAAATATCTCAACGTCAAGGAAAATCCTTACGAACGATTGCACAATGAAGCAGCCGGAGGAGGTGGTGGGGCGGCAAGCGGTGTAGAATCTGTTACTAAATCATTAACGAATGATTCCATTACAACTGATTCGGATACTGCAACTCCAACGCCTGTAACCCAACCAGTGTTATCTGCTGGTATCGCAATCGTCCGCAGAGGTCCGGGCACACCGGATAGTGATGGGACAGGGACAGCGGTTAGTGATTATTTTcaagtttga
- the LOC121587911 gene encoding uncharacterized protein LOC121587911 isoform X3 — translation MQLQTLGYDTFWLYSISAVVMVSMITTILSCLCCRRKQEIKTSNAPHRSLPDIPIAEPTGDNNSELYATVGDKVQDLPQGRSPSASLKKQTSVSQHSSISQADDISSPYARVRSPPHAYDKLRRMEHPYAQVAQAGSGVGGNVYDGGTSGPSGIANRSKPRDGDADDDEDEDDDELMSPISRRESTQNIEERETSTVDIPAASAIAGRVSASQDLPYMTPPIVQPSTQHFSGDSQDSSKGYTSISVREPLANLMPQNMPNQTTAKRRQVLGDSHYATVSDDSDEMYAAIDDPGNQGELYTSGSETYAQIQPPNAMTVSVEINTGASSRPQPPPMQTLHAAMNDSLDSAGSSTSTKMNSTTPNRLSNHGNMITSGDEHSHGHFTSSSAGTEGGLKAQTFVQHSRQASSSSCTSSVGNLGSPKPEKRQANSPLPPTPKTLKHQANNFFNTSNQSMIGSGSVASSNATLITSGRNSVASVIESSGGGSTSINRENTVNKTSADVDSTMLPNGVPSGSKQKKSPSKDLEGMYAKVMKKNKLSKVPSQNSSPVPLRKDGSTDEQHLKQQLLSDSDMSQCNDSGSLYSGSPSKNVIGPQRNSTGNCQNKDPGYETIPGDSIKGMEMARKSADYAQIQKLHRNHAAAGGMTLGNVLPGGGGDGNSLSALVAQGIEQVSLGSLEICYGIDEHYERSFTANAEPGYESLPDTRGSLNDPGYETLNRGSNRTESDSDPNYEILRPTSSKPSTANQSSATHNLRGNAEDTSRDSDGYSSIRETDKTLHQTTRNGTRNRLNFGVSRGTADDEDADSNTPGYSSIKEKDDYDPGYSVISERKSPPPGHDYASITEEAKKRKPNINNNLEPEDESDIYSSIPHTASGTLTLPSPSALVVGGLGTGSPGVPGGIIETGVNFTPMPDRTGSVGMGTLSSSPGYSSISETRTTPSSTDGDGDGSTSSPDQLIGYSKHNSNTNTTVTTNNSLSRISSNYESLTGSESDPNYESVKYLNVKENPYERLHNEAAGGGGGAASGVESVTKSLTNDSITTDSDTATPTPVTQPVLSAGIAIVRRGPGTPDSDGTGTAVSDYFQV, via the exons ATGCAGCTCCAAACACTGGGGTACGACACATTCTGGTTGTATTCAATATCGGCCGTTGTAATGGTCAGCATGATCACCACGATATTATCATGCCTGTGCTGTCGGCGGAAACAGGAGATCAA GACTTCCAATGCACCTCATCGAAGCCTTCCAGATATACCAATCGCCGAACCTACCGGTGATAACAATTCAGAATTGTATGCTACCGTTGGCGACAAAGTTCAGGATCTTCCGCAGGGAAGGAGTC CATCGGCCAGtttgaaaaaacaaaccagTGTATCGCAACACAGTTCCATCAGTCAGGCGGATGATATAAGTTCTCCTTACGCGCGAGTCAGATCTCCGCCACATGCATATGACAAATTACGCCGCATGGAACATCCATACGCGCAAGTAGCACAGGCTGGATCTGGTGTTGGCGGTAATGTGTACGATGGTGGCACTAGTGGCCCTTCTGGAATAGCAAACCGTTCAAAGCCGCGGGACGGCGATGCCGATGACGATGAAGACGAAGATGACGACGAATTGATGAGTCCTATTTCACGCCGTGAATCGACGCAGAATATAGAGGAACGAGAAACTTCAACCGTG GATATTCCGGCCGCGTCTGCAATTGCTGGACGTGTTTCTGCTAGTCAAGATTTACCATACATGACTCCTCCCATTGTTCAGCCTTCAACGCAGCATTTTAGTGGCGATTCTCAGGATTCCTCTA AGGGCTACACAAGCATCAGTGTGAGGGAACCGTTGGCTAACCTTATGCCACAGAACATGCCCAACCAGACCACGGCCAAACGAAGACAGGTATTGGGCGATTCGCACTATGCTACGGTATCGGACGATTCGGACGAAATGTACGCCGCGATTGATGATCCGGGAAATCAAGGTGAGCTGTACACTAGCGGATCGGAAACGTACGCACAAATTCAGCCTCCTAATGCAATGACTGTATCAGTTGAAATAAACACGGGGGCATCGAGCCGGCCTCAACCTCCACCAATGCAAACGCTGCATGCTGCAATGAATGATTCCCTTGATTCAGCCGGCAGTTCTACTAGCACCAAAATGAATTCCACAACGCCGAATCGGCTTAGCAATCATGGCAATATGATAACATCCGGCGACGAGCACAGCCATGGACACTTTACCTCCTCATCTGCCGGGACTGAGGGTGGTTTAAAAGCACAAACATTTGTTCAACACTCACGCCAAGCCTCATCCTCGAGTTGTACTAGTTCAGTAGGAAATTTGGGCTCACCAAAGCCGGAGAAACGACAAGCAAACAGCCCTTTACCTCCAACgccaaaaacattaaaacatcaaGCAAATAATTTCTTCAACACTTCGAACCAGTCGATGATTGGATCTGGTAGTGTAGCGTCATCAAACGCTACGTTAATAACCTCTGGACGTAACTCAGTTGCCTCGGTGATTGAAAGTAGCGGCGGTGGATCTACATCAATCAACAGGGAAAATACTGTTAACAAAACTAGTGCAGATGTTGATAGTACAATGCTACCTAATGGTGTTCCATCCGGtagcaaacagaagaaaagtCCATCGAAGGATTTGGAAGGAATGTATGCAAAG GTTATGAAAAAGAATAAGTTATCAAAAGTTCCATCGCAAAATTCATCTCCTGTTCCACTGCGCAAAGACGGCTCAACCGATGAGCAGCACCTGAAGCAACAGTTGCTGTCAGACTCGGATATGTCTCAGTGTAACGATAGCGGATCATTGTACAGTGGCTCACCCAGTAAAAATGTGATCGGACCACAGCGTAATAGTACCGGTAATTGCCAAAATAAGGACCCTGGATATGAGACTATTCCCGGCGACAGCATAAAGGGTATGGAAATGGCCCGTAAATCTGCCGACTATGCGCAGATTCAAAAATTGCATCGCAATCACGCAGCTGCTGGCGGGATGACACTTGGCAACGTGTTGCCAGGCGGTGGCGGTGATGGAAATTCTTTGAGCGCGTTAGTGGCGCAAGGTATTGAACAAGTGTCGCTTGGTTCGCTGGAAATATGTTACGGTATTGATGAGCATTATGAACGATCTTTTACAGCGAACGCAGAACCAGGGTACGAAAGTTTGCCAGACACGCGTGGGAGCCTCAACGACCCTGGATATGAAACGCTCAATCGTGGCTCAAACCGCACAGAATCGGACTCTGACCCAAATTACGAAATATTGCGTCCAACTAGCAGCAAACCATCCACTGCGAATCAATCATCAGCGACACATAATTTGAGAGGAAATGCTGAGGACACCAGTCGTGATAGTGATGGTTACAGTAGTATACGGGAGACCGACAAAACACTTCACCAAACTACGAGAAATGGGACAAGAAATCGATTGAATTTCGGAGTATCGCGAGGAACGGCAGATGATGAAGATGCGGACAGCAATACGCCAGGATACAGCAGTATCAAAGAGAAGGATGATTACGATCCCGGGTACAGTGTGATATCGGAACGGAAAAGTCCTCCACCAGGTCATGATTATGCCAGCATAacggaagaagcaaaaaaacgaaaaccaaaTATTAACAACAATCTAGAACCGGAAGACGAGTCGGATATATATTCCAGCATACCTCACACCGCGTCCGGTACACTGACGCTTCCTTCACCATCTGCGTTAGTGGTAGGTGGCCTGGGAACGGGTTCTCCGGGTGTCCCTGGTGGTATTATAGAGACCGGCGTCAACTTTACACCCATGCCCGATCGAACCGGCTCTGTAGGTATGGGAACGCTTTCCTCATCTCCAGGATATTCCAGTATTTCGGAAACTCGCACCACGCCCTCTTCAACCGATGGAGATGGTGATGGAAGTACAAGCTCCCCGGATCAGCTGATCGGATACAGTAAGCATAATAGCAACACCAATACCACGGTAACGACCAATAACAGTCTTAGTCGAATATCGAGCAACTACGAATCGCTCACTGGAAGTGAATCTGATCCAAACTATGAATCAGTGAAATATCTCAACGTCAAGGAAAATCCTTACGAACGATTGCACAATGAAGCAGCCGGAGGAGGTGGTGGGGCGGCAAGCGGTGTAGAATCTGTTACTAAATCATTAACGAATGATTCCATTACAACTGATTCGGATACTGCAACTCCAACGCCTGTAACCCAACCAGTGTTATCTGCTGGTATCGCAATCGTCCGCAGAGGTCCGGGCACACCGGATAGTGATGGGACAGGGACAGCGGTTAGTGATTATTTTcaagtttga